In Bos indicus x Bos taurus breed Angus x Brahman F1 hybrid chromosome 1, Bos_hybrid_MaternalHap_v2.0, whole genome shotgun sequence, a single window of DNA contains:
- the CEP19 gene encoding centrosomal protein of 19 kDa: MMCTAKKCGIRFQPPAIILIYENEIKGKSRQRIMPVRNFSKYSDCSRAAEQLKNNPRHKGYLEQVSLKQLEKLFSFLRGNLWGQSLAETMEQIQRETTIDPEEDLNKLDDKELAKRKSIMDELFEKNQKKKDDPNFVYDIEVEFPQDEQLQSCGWDTESAEEF, translated from the exons ATGATGTGCACTGCCAAAAAATGTGGAATTAGGTTCCAGCCTCCGGCTATTATCTTAATCTACGAGAATGAAATTAAGGGGAAAAGTCGCCAGCGCATCATGCCAGTCCGAAACTTTTCCAAGTATTCAG ATTGCAGTAGAGCTGCTGAACAATTAAAGAATAATCCACGACACAAGGGTTACCTGGAACAGGTATCCCTGAAGCAGCTAGAGAAGTTATTCAGCTTTTTACGAGGTAACTTGTGGGGGCAGAGTCTGGCAGAAACAATGGAACAGATTCAACGGGAAACAACCATTGATCCTGAGGAAGACCTGAACAAACTAGATGACAAGGAACTTGCCAAAAGGAAGAGCATCATGGATGAACTTTTTGAGAAAAATCAGAAGAAGAAGGATGATCCAAATTTTGTCTATGATATTGAAGTGGAGTTCCCACAGGATGAACAGCTACAGTCCTGTGGCTGGGACACAGAGTCAGCTGAAGAGTTCTGA